A stretch of the Gossypium hirsutum isolate 1008001.06 chromosome D07, Gossypium_hirsutum_v2.1, whole genome shotgun sequence genome encodes the following:
- the LOC121219138 gene encoding uncharacterized protein — protein sequence MSNEHVEDVDQEMYIRDRELDETESATPSVNPLGNQPNIERENVRNRDDSHLLRIIADALQRVAGTVPATISTPTTRRAPIKELRKYGATEFLGLKGIDPSTAENWMESTKRVLQQLECTPRESLICAVSLLQGEAYLWWESVIRHLPTEYVTWDLFQKEFQKKYVGELYIEDKRQEFLMLKQGNLSVVDYEREFSRLSRYAFEFIPTEADSCKRFLRGLRDEIRVQLVSHRITEFVDLVERAKMVEQVLGLDKKPEIARSTGKRAGITISSPLPKRSREFRDSWKSSFRSDRGDKNRGKQTAVSTGSVKGPSRNIDIPDCEHCGKKHLGECWRITRRCFRCGSTDHFIRDCQKNEGALPAASQRSVSTARGRGSGRGSSLLRGGNIRRSSDIAIQQSEVKVPARAYVVRTREEGDAHDVVTDCYKKRFGIQTEDGDRIEVNGIRTSRSTCIISAIKASKLLRQGCTTYLAYVINSDLVGSQCSQIRTVCEFLDVFPEELPGLPPDREVEFYFKLFYILFMSKFFVYFETFFYIGFILNFLFYFMFLDINDMSDTAIDSKLSFEQDMCLEEPQDFEDDRDCSLSPDLLRMVEQVEK from the exons atGTCGAATGAACACGTGGAAGATGTAGATCAAGAAATGTATATCAGAGATAGAGAATTGGATGAAACAGAATCAGCTACACCGAGTGTAAATCCATTAGGTAACCAACCTAATATAGAACGGGAAAATGTTAGAAACAGAGATGACTCCCATTTACTGAGAATTATAGCTGATGCTTTGCAACGAGTAGCGGGAACTGTACCTGCTACGATATCTACTCCTACTACTAGACGGGCCCCAATCAAAGAATTACGAAAATACGGTGCTACTGAATTTTTGGGTTTGAAGGGAATTGATCCATCCACTGCAGAGAATTGGATGGAATCAACTAAACGAGTTCTACAGCAATTAGAATGTACCCCCCGAGAGAGCTTGATTTGTGCTGTTTCTCTACTGCAAGGAGAAGCCTATTTGTGGTGGGAATCTGTAATACGACATCTGCCTACAGAATATGTGACATGGGAtttatttcaaaaagaatttcagaagaaatatgtTGGGGAGCTGTATATTGAAGATAAGAGGCAGGAGTTTTtgatgttgaaacaaggtaaCCTGTCTGTTGTAGATTATGAACGTGAATTTTCCAGACTCAGCCGATATGCTTTTGAGTTTATACCGACAGAGGCTGATAGTTGTAAAAGGTTTCTTCGGGGTTTGAGAGATGAGATCAGGGTACAGCTGGTGTCACATCGAATTACAGAATTTGTAGATTTAGTAGAGAGAGCGAAGATGGTTGAGCAGGTGTTGGGTTTGGATAAAAAGCCTGAGATAGCTAGATCGACTGGGAAACGAGCTGGCATTACTATTTCAAGTCCTCTACCGAAAAGATCCCGAGAATTCAGAGACAGTTGGAAGTCAAGTTTCAGATCAGATCGAGGAGATAAAAATCGAGGCAAACAGACTGCTGTTTCTACCGGTAGTGTAAAAGGACCTTCACGAAATATTGATATCCCCGACTGTGAACACTGTGGAAAGAAGCATTTGGGCGAATGTTGGAGGATAACCCGACGATGCTTTCGATGCGGGTCTACAGATCATTTCATCCGGGATTGTCAAAAAAATGAAGGTGCTTTACCTGCAGCATCTCAGAGATCAGTATCTACTGCTAGAGGCAGAGGGTCAGGTAGAGGTAGTTCACTCTTAAGGGGAGGAAATATTAGGAGGAGCAGTGATATAGCTATTCAACAGTCTGAAGTGAAAGTACCCGCCAGAGCTTATGTTGTCAGAACACGGGAAGAAGGCGACGCCCATGATGTAGTAACAG attgttacaaaaagaggTTCGGTATTCAGACAGAGGATGGAGACAGAATTGAGGTGAATGGTATTCGTACTAGTCGATCGACATGTATTATTTCAGCAATCAAGGCTAGTAAATTGCTTCGACAGGGTTGTACAACATATCTAGCttatgttattaattctgatttGGTGGGTAGTCAGTGTAGTCAGATCAGAACTGTATGTGAGTTTctagatgtatttcctgaagaactaccgggcttaccacctgacagagaggttgaattttatttcaaactgttttatattttatttatgtcaaaattttttgtttattttgaaacctttttttATATAggatttattttaaactttttattttattttat
- the LOC107922360 gene encoding putative E3 ubiquitin-protein ligase XBAT31 isoform X2, translating to MFLEKSVNPDVVNRHKQTPLMLAAMHGKISCVKRLIEAGANILMFDSLHGRICLHYAAYYGHSDCLQAILSAAQSSPVAVSWGYARFVNIIDGRGATPLHLAARRKQPECVHILLYNGALVCASTGRYGFPGSTPLHLAARGGSLDCIRMLLAWGADRLQRDASGRISFVVALKHKHGACAALLNPSSAEPLVWPATLKFITELNEEAKSLLEQALMEANREREKNILKGTAYSLPSPSHSDSGLDDSVSEASDTEVCCICFEQLCTIEVQDCGHQMCAQCTVALCCHNKPNPVTASLTTLVCPFCRCTIVRLVVAKMKCYDNTNRSTGEDSTSKPRKSRKPRNFSEGSSSFKSLSAIGSFSKIGGLSSGRIAAENEWIDKT from the exons ATGTTTTTGGAGAAATCCGTGAATCCGGATGTAGTGAATCGTCACAAGCAG ACTCCACTTATGTTGGCTGCAATGCATGGGAAGATCTCCTGTGTGAAGAGGCTCATTGAAGCTGGGGCAAAT ATATTAATGTTTGATTCCCTTCATGGAAGAATTTGCTTACACTATGCAGCCTATTATGGTCACTCTGACTGCCTTCAAGCCATCCTCTCTGCTGCTCAATCTAGCCCTGTTGCTGTTTCATG GGGATATGCACGGTTTGTGAATATAATAGATGGTAGGGGAGCCACTCCCTTGCACTTAGCAGCACGCCGGAAGCAGCCTGAATGCGTACATATCCTGTTATACAATGGTGCTCTTGTTTGTGCATCAACTGGTcgatatgg TTTCCCAGGAAGCACTCCTCTTCATTTGGCTGCTAGAGGGGGCTCTCTTGATTGCATTCGTATGTTGTTGGCTTGGGGTGCAGATCGTCTTCAAAGAGATGCATCTgg GAGAATATCATTTGTCGTTGCGCTAAAACACAAACATGGAGCTTGTGCAGCTCTTCTAAATCCTTCATCAGCAGAACCTCTTGTCTGGCCAGCAACTTTAAAGTTCATTACCGAGCTTAATGAAGAGGCAAAATCACTATTAGAACAGGCCTTAATGGAGGCAAACCGGGAAAGGGAAAAGAACATCTTAAAGGGAACAGCTTACTCACTTCCATCACCCTCACATTCTGACTCAGGGTTAGATGACAGTGTTTCTGAG GCTAGCGATACTGAAGTATGCTGTATATGCTTTGAGCAGCTCTGCACTATTGAAGTTCAAGACTGTGGCCACCAGATGTGTGCACAATGCACAGTTGCCTTGTGCTGTCACAACAAGCCAAACCCTGTGACTGCAAGCCTAACAACCCTGGTATGCCCCTTTTGCCGGTGCACCATTGTCCGACTGGTGGTAGCCAAGATGAAATGTTATGACAATACCAATCGCTCTACTGGAGAAGATAGTACTTCAAAGCCAAGAAAATCAAGAAAGCCAAGGAATTTCAGTGAGGGAAGCAGCAGCTTTAAAAGTTTATCCGCAATAGGTTCATTCAGCAAGATTGGTGGCCTTAGCTCAGGAAGGATTGCTGCAGAAAATGAATGGATTGATAAGACTTGA
- the LOC107922360 gene encoding putative E3 ubiquitin-protein ligase XBAT31 isoform X1, with product MGQGLSCVASQENELFTAVQVGDFETVETLLEREPNLSHHTTVYDRHSALHIAAANGQIEILAMFLEKSVNPDVVNRHKQTPLMLAAMHGKISCVKRLIEAGANILMFDSLHGRICLHYAAYYGHSDCLQAILSAAQSSPVAVSWGYARFVNIIDGRGATPLHLAARRKQPECVHILLYNGALVCASTGRYGFPGSTPLHLAARGGSLDCIRMLLAWGADRLQRDASGRISFVVALKHKHGACAALLNPSSAEPLVWPATLKFITELNEEAKSLLEQALMEANREREKNILKGTAYSLPSPSHSDSGLDDSVSEASDTEVCCICFEQLCTIEVQDCGHQMCAQCTVALCCHNKPNPVTASLTTLVCPFCRCTIVRLVVAKMKCYDNTNRSTGEDSTSKPRKSRKPRNFSEGSSSFKSLSAIGSFSKIGGLSSGRIAAENEWIDKT from the exons ATGGGTCAGGGGCTGAGTTGTGTAGCGAGTCAAGAGAATGAATTGTTTACTGCAGTTCAAGTTGGAGACTTTGAAACTGTGGAAACTTTGTTAGAGAGAGAACCCAATCTTTCGCATCACACAACTGTTTATGATCGCCACTCTGCTCTTCATATAGCAGCTGCTAATGGTCAGATCGAG ATTTTGGCCATGTTTTTGGAGAAATCCGTGAATCCGGATGTAGTGAATCGTCACAAGCAG ACTCCACTTATGTTGGCTGCAATGCATGGGAAGATCTCCTGTGTGAAGAGGCTCATTGAAGCTGGGGCAAAT ATATTAATGTTTGATTCCCTTCATGGAAGAATTTGCTTACACTATGCAGCCTATTATGGTCACTCTGACTGCCTTCAAGCCATCCTCTCTGCTGCTCAATCTAGCCCTGTTGCTGTTTCATG GGGATATGCACGGTTTGTGAATATAATAGATGGTAGGGGAGCCACTCCCTTGCACTTAGCAGCACGCCGGAAGCAGCCTGAATGCGTACATATCCTGTTATACAATGGTGCTCTTGTTTGTGCATCAACTGGTcgatatgg TTTCCCAGGAAGCACTCCTCTTCATTTGGCTGCTAGAGGGGGCTCTCTTGATTGCATTCGTATGTTGTTGGCTTGGGGTGCAGATCGTCTTCAAAGAGATGCATCTgg GAGAATATCATTTGTCGTTGCGCTAAAACACAAACATGGAGCTTGTGCAGCTCTTCTAAATCCTTCATCAGCAGAACCTCTTGTCTGGCCAGCAACTTTAAAGTTCATTACCGAGCTTAATGAAGAGGCAAAATCACTATTAGAACAGGCCTTAATGGAGGCAAACCGGGAAAGGGAAAAGAACATCTTAAAGGGAACAGCTTACTCACTTCCATCACCCTCACATTCTGACTCAGGGTTAGATGACAGTGTTTCTGAG GCTAGCGATACTGAAGTATGCTGTATATGCTTTGAGCAGCTCTGCACTATTGAAGTTCAAGACTGTGGCCACCAGATGTGTGCACAATGCACAGTTGCCTTGTGCTGTCACAACAAGCCAAACCCTGTGACTGCAAGCCTAACAACCCTGGTATGCCCCTTTTGCCGGTGCACCATTGTCCGACTGGTGGTAGCCAAGATGAAATGTTATGACAATACCAATCGCTCTACTGGAGAAGATAGTACTTCAAAGCCAAGAAAATCAAGAAAGCCAAGGAATTTCAGTGAGGGAAGCAGCAGCTTTAAAAGTTTATCCGCAATAGGTTCATTCAGCAAGATTGGTGGCCTTAGCTCAGGAAGGATTGCTGCAGAAAATGAATGGATTGATAAGACTTGA